The Lynx canadensis isolate LIC74 chromosome D1, mLynCan4.pri.v2, whole genome shotgun sequence genome has a segment encoding these proteins:
- the LOC115525113 gene encoding olfactory receptor 8B4 encodes MSLRNSSSVTEFILVGLSEQPELQLPLFVLFLGIYVFTVVGNLGLITLIGLNSSLHTPMYFFLFNLSFIDLCYSCVFTPKMLNDFLSENVISYVGCMTQLFFFCFFVNSECYVLVSMAYDRYVAICKPLLYTVTMSPQVCSLLMFGSYVIGFAGAMAHTGSIWRLTFCDSNIIHHYLCEVLPLLQLSCTSTHVNELVFFIVVGVVITISSISIFISYALILSNILHIPSAEGRSKAISTCGSHIIAVALFFGSGAFTYLTSSFPASMDQSKFASVFYTNVVPMLNPLIYSLRNKDVKLALGKTLRTVLS; translated from the coding sequence ATGAGTCTGAGAAACAGCTCCTCAGTGACTGAGTTTATCCTAGTGGGATTATCAGAACAACCAGAGCTCCAGCTTCCCCTCTTCGTCCTGTTCTTAGGGATCTATGTGTTTACTGTGGTGGGCAACTTGGGCTTGATTACCTTAATTGGGCTAAATTCTAGCCTTCACACTCCCATGTACTTTTTTCTCTTCAACTTGTCTTTTATAGATCTCTGTTATTCCTgtgtatttacccccaaaatgcTGAATGATTTTCTGTCAGAAAATGTCATCTCTTACGTGGGATGCATGactcaactttttttcttctgtttctttgtcaaTTCTGAGTGCTATGTGTTGGTATCAATGGCCTATGATCGCTATGTGGCTATCTGCAAGCCTCTGCTGTACACGGTCACCATGTCCCCTCAGGTCTGTTCTCTGCTCATGTTTGGTTCATATGTGATAGGGTTCGCTGGAGCCATGGCCCACACTGGGAGCATATGGAGACTGACTTTCTGTGATTCCAACATCATCCACCATTATCTGTGTGAAGTTCTTCCTCTCCTGCAGCTCTCCTGCACCAGCACCCATGTCAATGAGCtagtgttttttattgttgtgggAGTGGTCATCACAATATCCAGTATTAGCATCTTCATTTCTTATGCCTTGATTCTCTCTAATATCCTCCATATTCCTTCTGCTGAGGGTAGATCCAAAGCCATCAGCACATGTGGCTCCCACATAATtgctgttgctttgttttttgggtcAGGGGCATTCACCTATTTAACAAGCTCTTTTCCTGCATCTATGGACCAGAGTAAATTTGCCTCAGTCTTTTACACCAATGTGGTTCCCATGCTTAATCCTTTGATCTACAGTTTGAGGAATAAGGATGTGAAACTTGCGCTGGGTAAAACCCTGAGAACAGTGCTCTCCTGA